A region of Streptomyces halobius DNA encodes the following proteins:
- a CDS encoding sugar-binding protein, with product MGLTAGALIPSPATGAQRPSEATPSSDPAHTDVLFIGAHPDDEYQSLAAFGQWIERDGQSAGVATITRGEGGGNAAGHQEGADLGLIRETEERSALGPIGIRNVFYLDKPDFWYTLSAPLTTRVWDGPPRKPDTLERLVRLIRATTPKTVVTMDPRPFNQHGGHQLAGRLATEAFQLAGDPDAFPQHISKENYQPWRPTRLLAQNWGFKGPVGSGCATAEERDPHTGLPQQGVWEGEWSKKYGTTWAQQERNAARKYVTQGFGSLPAEITTPRDKLGCDWFSVLAENGEPVPAPVHEQQELRPLFAEFRDWTKKVGMPWLANDAQPSYPDAPTTTIPAAAQRPKVDGEASAGEYPGEELKLVHWQDKECSSADDCSATARLARHGDDLYVLVEVTDDFMGAALAQADCKRHWRTDSVEIGLDPRGDSDDTSTTFKAGILPFTSEGGACAARDADHHQGPAHETAPGMEVASLVHRPYTGYTVEAKIPLTGLPDTVHPEAMTANIMVYDSDTTDKIGKTRLAWSPFGSAQADPYVWGTARLDGYTPPGGRPPAGDPVIPLEAAKSSKSPASVDQCHRTGVPLAAGPRLGEPCVDPWQ from the coding sequence TTGGGCCTGACAGCCGGCGCGTTAATCCCCTCCCCGGCGACCGGCGCGCAGCGGCCCTCCGAGGCGACGCCGTCATCCGACCCCGCCCACACCGACGTCCTGTTCATCGGCGCCCACCCGGACGATGAATACCAGTCGCTGGCCGCCTTCGGGCAATGGATCGAGCGGGACGGGCAGAGCGCCGGCGTTGCGACCATTACGCGCGGCGAGGGCGGCGGCAACGCGGCGGGGCACCAGGAAGGTGCCGACCTCGGGCTGATCCGGGAGACCGAGGAACGGTCGGCTCTCGGGCCCATCGGCATCCGTAACGTCTTCTACCTCGACAAACCGGACTTCTGGTACACCCTCTCCGCCCCGCTGACCACACGGGTCTGGGACGGCCCGCCCAGGAAGCCCGATACCCTGGAGCGGCTCGTCCGGCTGATCCGCGCCACCACCCCCAAGACCGTGGTGACGATGGACCCCCGCCCCTTCAACCAGCACGGCGGCCACCAGCTTGCCGGCCGCCTGGCGACCGAGGCGTTCCAGCTGGCCGGGGACCCCGACGCGTTCCCGCAGCACATCAGCAAGGAGAACTACCAGCCTTGGCGGCCGACCCGGCTGCTGGCTCAGAACTGGGGCTTCAAGGGGCCGGTCGGCTCCGGCTGTGCCACCGCCGAGGAGCGCGACCCGCATACCGGGCTGCCGCAGCAAGGCGTCTGGGAGGGCGAGTGGTCGAAGAAGTACGGCACGACCTGGGCGCAGCAGGAGCGCAATGCCGCCCGCAAGTACGTCACGCAGGGCTTCGGCTCCCTCCCCGCCGAGATCACCACTCCTCGCGACAAGCTGGGCTGCGACTGGTTCTCCGTGCTGGCCGAGAATGGTGAGCCGGTGCCCGCCCCTGTCCATGAGCAGCAGGAGCTGCGCCCGCTGTTCGCCGAATTCCGGGACTGGACGAAGAAGGTGGGGATGCCGTGGCTCGCCAACGATGCGCAGCCCAGCTACCCGGACGCCCCCACCACCACGATCCCGGCCGCCGCGCAGCGGCCCAAGGTCGACGGCGAAGCCTCCGCTGGCGAGTACCCGGGCGAGGAGCTGAAGCTGGTGCACTGGCAGGACAAGGAGTGCAGCTCGGCCGACGACTGCTCGGCCACCGCCCGCCTCGCCCGGCACGGCGATGACCTGTACGTTCTCGTCGAGGTCACGGACGACTTCATGGGCGCCGCGCTGGCCCAGGCCGACTGCAAACGGCACTGGCGCACCGATTCCGTCGAAATCGGCCTTGACCCACGCGGCGACTCCGATGACACCTCGACCACGTTCAAGGCCGGGATCCTTCCGTTCACCTCCGAGGGCGGGGCGTGTGCGGCCCGGGACGCCGACCACCATCAGGGGCCCGCTCACGAGACGGCCCCGGGCATGGAGGTCGCCTCTCTCGTGCACCGGCCATATACGGGATACACCGTCGAAGCGAAGATTCCGCTCACCGGGCTGCCGGACACCGTTCACCCCGAGGCGATGACGGCGAACATCATGGTCTACGACTCCGACACAACGGACAAGATCGGCAAGACGCGGCTCGCCTGGTCGCCGTTCGGCAGTGCCCAGGCCGACCCGTACGTCTGGGGGACGGCGCGGCTGGACGGCTACACACCGCCCGGGGGCAGGCCGCCCGCCGGGGATCCGGTGATTCCGCTGGAGGCGGCGAAGAGCAGCAAGTCTCCCGCCTCGGTCGACCAGTGCCATCGGACCGGCGTGCCACTCGCAGCGGGGCCTCGTCTGGGGGAGCCATGTGTCGACCCGTGGCAGTAG